A region from the bacterium genome encodes:
- a CDS encoding DUF2771 domain-containing protein translates to MAEIVIQLPNLEAKDRIEIEARVNGQKKTYHYRVEIFAWEECTEPHKEHALCLKDMIANYDHDWRLLQIGQATDKNVQVVFKNRLEN, encoded by the coding sequence ATGGCCGAGATCGTCATTCAACTTCCGAACCTTGAAGCCAAAGACCGCATTGAAATTGAAGCGCGTGTGAACGGGCAGAAGAAAACCTATCATTACCGCGTGGAAATTTTTGCATGGGAAGAATGTACAGAACCGCATAAAGAACATGCGTTGTGCCTGAAAGATATGATCGCCAATTACGATCATGACTGGCGGCTTCTTCAAATCGGCCAGGCTACGGATAAAAATGTTCAGGTAGTTTTTAAAAACCGTTTAGAAAATTAA